Proteins from one Belonocnema kinseyi isolate 2016_QV_RU_SX_M_011 chromosome 8, B_treatae_v1, whole genome shotgun sequence genomic window:
- the LOC117178500 gene encoding venom serine protease 34-like — translation MAIYFQSTQNTRGGRLACYVQAIKSAETCRCGWKKLTIIVGGEKTGVNEFPMMAGLVDAIIVQVFCGTVIISNIYTVLIRMQFFSMVGFIKFTNEIGPACLPFHHNRDSFSGAVVEIPGWGATEFAGPTLNILKKVRVSVINLSKCLLTFPNLVDSQMGALGQGTDACQFDSGGPVLWENPTSGRLVNVGIISYGIACGTKNPSVNIRVSAL, via the exons ATGGCAATTTACTTCCAGTCTACCCAGAACACACGCGGAGGAAGATTGGCTTGTTATGTTCAAGCCATTAAATCCGCTGAAACTTGTAGATGTGGGTGGAAAAAACTG acaatAATAGTAGGTGGCGAAAAAACTGGAGTTAACGAATTCCCTATGATGGCAGGACTCGTGGATGCAATTATAGTACAAGTTTTCTGTGGTACTGTAATAATATCCAACatatacaca gtaTTGATTCGAATGCAATTCTTTT CCATGGTTGGTTTCATTAAATTCACTAATGAAATTGGTCCAGCCTGCCTTCCATTCCATCACAATCGTGACAGTTTTAGTGGAGCTGTTGTAGAAATTCCGG GTTGGGGAGCGACTGAATTTGCTGGTcccactttaaatattttgaaaaaagtaagagtGAGTGttattaatctttcaaaatgtttgttAACATTCCCAAATTTAGTGGACAGTCAAATGGGCGCACTTGGACAAGGAACAGACGCTTGTCAg tttGACAGTGGTGGCCCAGTTCTATGGGAAAATCCAACATCAGGAAGACTCGTAAACGTTGGAATTATTAGTTATGGTATCGCCTGTGGAACCAAAAATCCCTCAGTGAATATACGAGTTAGTgctttataa
- the LOC117178501 gene encoding venom serine protease 34-like has protein sequence MADPIFRAKNTRIVGGENTGVNEFPMMAGLVDAILVRVFCGAVIISNRYVLSAAHCVANKQAQELGVLIGDHDVSAGIDANATLLRVAGFVVHPSYVINKRNSNFDIAVIAVVGSIKFTNEIGPACLPFHHNRDSFSGAVVEILGWGTTEFAGPTSNILQKAKVSVINLSKCLNTFPNLVDSQMCTLGQGTDACQFDSGGPVLWENPTSGRLVSVGIISYGIACGTKNPSVNTRVGAFVDWILSVTPDANYCMGE, from the exons atggcaGACCCAATATTCAgagccaaaaat acaagaatAGTAGGTGGCGAAAATACTGGAGTAAACGAATTTCCTATGATGGCAGGACTCGTGGATGCAATTCTAGTACGAGTTTTCTGTGGTGCTGTAATAATATCCAACAGATACGTTTTGTCGGCGGCACATTGTGTGGCGAATAAACAAGCACAGGAATTAGGTGTTCTTATTGGAGATCACGATGTCTCAGCTG gtaTTGACGCTAATGCAACTCTTTTGCGAGTAGCGGGTTTTGTTGTACATCCTTCATATGTGATTAATAAACGAAATAGCAATTTTGATATTGCTGTTATAGCCGTTGTTGGTTCTATTAAATTCACCAATGAAATTGGTCCAGCCTGCCTTCCATTCCATCACAATCGTGACAGTTTTAGTGGAGCTGTTGTCGAAATTCTGG gtTGGGGAACGACTGAATTTGCTGGCCCAAcgtcaaatattttgcaaaaagcAAAAGTGAGTGttattaatctttcaaaatgtttgaatacTTTCCCAAATTTAGTGGACAGTCAAATGTGCACACTTGGACAAGGAACAGACGCTTGTCAG tttGACAGTGGTGGCCCAGTTCTATGGGAAAATCCAACATCAGGAAGACTCGTAAGCGTTGGAATTATTAGTTATGGTATCGCCTGTGGAACCAAAAATCCCTCAGTAAATACACGAGTTGGTGCTTTTGTAGATTGGATTCTATCGGTTACGCCag ATGCCAATTACTGTATGGGTGAATGA
- the LOC117178502 gene encoding uncharacterized protein LOC117178502 has product MMQIHMNCEVFDVPSSNNCQLDQVLVYLSARQGPLRLCGNGTFSRDSEGLEMAISFQSARNTPGGRFACYVQAIEPAETCRCGWKKPVGIKKHFLIVTTINDE; this is encoded by the exons ATGATGCAGATTCACATGAATTGTGAAGTATTTGACGTTCCATCG agTAATAATTGCCAATTGGATCAAGTTCTTGTATACTTAAGCGCAAGACAAGGCCCATTGCGATTGTGCGGAAATGGTACATTTAGTAGAGATTCGGAAGGTTTGGAAATGGCAATTTCCTTCCAGTCTGCCCGGAACACTCCCGGAGGAAGATTTGCTTGTTATGTTCAAGCCATTGAACCCGCTGAAACTTGTAGATGTGGGTGGAAAAAACCGGTaggtataaaaaaacattttttaatagtaacAACAATAAATGatgaataa